Proteins co-encoded in one Pyramidobacter porci genomic window:
- a CDS encoding pyridoxal phosphate-dependent aminotransferase, which produces MIISERISSLSASPIRKLNPYAAAAKAAGKKVYHLNIGQPDIETPAGFLDAIHRFDKKVIAYGDSHGNPRLLEAIRAYYQSWNMDYGTEQITITNGGSEALLIAMMALCDPGDEILVFEPFYANYNALARALNITVRAIATHAENGYALPDEAHVERGITPRTKAILLTNPGNPTGRVYTPAEMELISRVVRRHNLALIADEVYREFVYGASYRSFGAMPELDEHLVLVDSLSKRYSACGARIGALLSRNKEFCVQIMKYCQARLCCPELEQIGAAALYATPKSYLDGVNAEYRRRRDTLQRELAKIPGVACSSPQGAFYVMIKMPIDDAEKFAIWLLEHFDSHGETVMFAPGSGFYATPGLGRDEARLAYVLNCADLTRAIEILGEGLKAYPGTKLLA; this is translated from the coding sequence ATGATCATTTCAGAACGAATCAGCAGCCTGTCCGCGTCCCCCATCAGAAAACTGAATCCCTACGCTGCCGCGGCAAAGGCCGCAGGCAAGAAAGTCTATCATCTGAACATCGGTCAGCCCGACATCGAAACGCCCGCCGGCTTCCTCGACGCGATCCACCGCTTCGACAAAAAAGTCATCGCCTACGGCGACTCGCACGGCAATCCGCGCCTGCTCGAAGCGATCCGCGCCTATTATCAAAGCTGGAACATGGATTACGGCACCGAACAGATCACCATCACCAACGGCGGCTCGGAAGCGCTGCTGATCGCCATGATGGCGCTCTGCGATCCCGGCGACGAAATCCTCGTTTTCGAACCCTTTTACGCCAATTACAACGCGCTGGCGCGAGCGCTCAACATCACCGTCCGCGCCATTGCGACGCATGCCGAAAACGGCTATGCGCTGCCGGACGAGGCGCACGTGGAGCGCGGCATCACGCCGCGCACCAAAGCCATACTGCTGACCAATCCCGGCAACCCCACGGGGCGCGTCTATACGCCCGCGGAGATGGAACTGATCTCGCGCGTCGTACGCCGTCACAACCTGGCGCTGATCGCCGACGAAGTGTACCGCGAGTTCGTCTACGGAGCTTCGTATCGCAGCTTCGGCGCCATGCCGGAACTGGACGAGCATCTCGTGCTCGTCGATTCGCTCTCCAAGCGCTACAGCGCCTGCGGCGCGCGGATCGGCGCGCTGCTGAGCCGCAACAAAGAGTTCTGCGTCCAGATCATGAAATACTGCCAGGCCCGCCTGTGCTGCCCCGAGCTGGAACAGATCGGCGCCGCCGCGCTTTACGCCACGCCGAAGAGCTATCTCGACGGCGTCAACGCCGAGTACCGCCGGCGGCGCGACACGCTTCAGCGCGAACTCGCCAAAATCCCCGGCGTCGCCTGTTCGTCGCCGCAGGGCGCTTTCTACGTGATGATCAAAATGCCCATCGACGACGCCGAAAAGTTCGCGATCTGGCTGCTGGAACACTTCGACAGCCACGGCGAGACCGTCATGTTCGCGCCCGGCAGCGGCTTTTACGCCACGCCCGGCCTCGGCAGGGACGAAGCGCGCCTGGCCTACGTACTCAACTGCGCCGATCTCACCCGCGCCATCGAGATTCTCGGCGAAGGGTTGAAGGCCTATCCCGGCACGAAACTGCTGGCGTAA
- a CDS encoding GNAT family N-acetyltransferase: MKFGAVMAKTEDAFTMGKIHSRSWRTAYKGIVPDEIVAAFTADKQAERFARAIAARREEYYLFTVDGRPAGVASLYRSHEDGEPDCVGEIYSIYFHPDFWGTPATQAGLEFCIKRLKSLGYSRLTIWVLCDNIRARRFYEKNGFVRDGRAQQITLGRPLWEERYSMEV; encoded by the coding sequence ATGAAGTTCGGGGCCGTCATGGCGAAAACGGAAGACGCTTTCACCATGGGAAAGATCCATTCGCGCTCATGGCGGACGGCGTACAAAGGAATCGTCCCCGACGAAATCGTCGCGGCGTTTACCGCGGACAAGCAGGCGGAGAGATTTGCCCGTGCGATTGCCGCCCGGCGGGAAGAATATTATCTGTTCACGGTCGACGGCCGTCCCGCCGGTGTCGCTTCCCTGTACCGAAGTCACGAGGATGGCGAACCTGACTGCGTCGGAGAGATATACTCGATCTACTTTCATCCCGATTTCTGGGGAACTCCGGCCACCCAGGCCGGACTGGAATTCTGCATCAAGAGGCTGAAGTCCCTTGGCTATTCGCGCCTCACGATATGGGTGCTGTGCGACAACATCCGAGCAAGGCGATTCTACGAAAAGAACGGCTTTGTCCGTGACGGGCGCGCGCAGCAAATCACGCTCGGGCGTCCGTTGTGGGAGGAGCGTTACTCTATGGAAGTGTGA
- a CDS encoding amidohydrolase: MDIKALADKYESYIIERRRYYHSCPELSGEEKETRAQLRRDLEAMGVTDIRELENCCGLTATIHGGHPGKTVALRSDIDALPVKEQTGLPFASKNEGKMHACGHDNHMAMLLGAARILNEVKDELHGDVRLIIQPAEEVATGAKAMLAEGALDGVEAIYGAHIWGVLESGLIDVTPGNRMACCHQFKITVTGVSAHGSAPHLGIDAIAVSAAIVNNLQQCVSRMNDPLNPLVLTVGTIHGGDRWNCVPREVEMEGTVRTFKADTSVEEAMRRVIADTASAFGAAGTLEYKYLTLPVINEDEQLNRIAHDAVVKLYGEEGVGHMPAIMGSEDFSWFGEKCRYIFGFIGSRNEEKGYVYTNHQEKYDVDESILKRGSAVMAQFAADFLTEAAR, from the coding sequence ATGGACATCAAAGCTCTTGCCGACAAGTACGAATCCTATATCATCGAACGCCGCCGCTATTACCATTCCTGCCCGGAACTGTCGGGCGAGGAGAAGGAGACGCGCGCGCAGCTTCGCCGCGACCTCGAGGCCATGGGCGTCACCGACATCAGAGAGCTGGAAAACTGTTGCGGTCTGACGGCCACGATCCACGGCGGCCATCCCGGCAAAACGGTGGCGCTGCGCAGCGACATCGATGCGTTGCCCGTAAAGGAGCAGACCGGTCTGCCGTTCGCCTCGAAAAACGAGGGCAAAATGCATGCGTGCGGCCACGACAATCATATGGCCATGCTGCTGGGCGCGGCACGTATCCTCAACGAGGTGAAGGACGAGCTGCACGGCGACGTGCGCCTCATCATCCAGCCCGCCGAAGAGGTGGCTACCGGCGCCAAAGCCATGCTTGCCGAGGGCGCGCTGGACGGCGTCGAGGCCATTTACGGCGCTCACATCTGGGGCGTGCTGGAGAGCGGGCTGATCGACGTGACGCCGGGCAACCGCATGGCCTGCTGCCATCAGTTTAAAATTACCGTCACGGGCGTGTCGGCTCACGGCTCGGCTCCGCATCTGGGCATCGACGCCATCGCCGTTTCGGCGGCGATCGTCAACAACTTGCAGCAGTGCGTGTCGCGCATGAACGACCCGCTCAATCCCCTCGTGCTCACCGTCGGCACGATCCACGGCGGCGACCGTTGGAACTGCGTGCCCCGCGAGGTGGAAATGGAGGGCACGGTGCGCACCTTCAAAGCCGATACCTCGGTGGAGGAGGCCATGCGCCGCGTTATCGCCGACACCGCCTCGGCCTTCGGCGCTGCGGGCACGCTCGAATACAAGTATCTGACCCTGCCCGTGATCAACGAGGACGAACAGCTGAACCGCATTGCCCATGACGCCGTAGTTAAACTGTACGGCGAGGAAGGCGTCGGGCACATGCCCGCGATCATGGGCAGCGAAGATTTCTCGTGGTTCGGCGAAAAATGCCGCTACATCTTCGGCTTCATCGGCAGCCGCAACGAGGAAAAAGGCTACGTTTACACGAACCATCAGGAGAAGTACGACGTGGACGAGAGCATCCTCAAGCGCGGCAGTGCCGTGATGGCCCAGTTCGCGGCGGATTTCCTGACCGAAGCGGCGCGCTAG
- a CDS encoding response regulator, with translation MISIVLADDHPLTRAGLAALINEEEGLNLLGEASDGKQAWEMIEKLRPDVALLDIRMPEMDGITVARKVKDAKLPTKVIMLTAYNAQPYIVAALSAGARGFIVKTSAVMELTQALQSVIGGGIYLDSAIANSVDSASNELEQLSPREREVLLLSSQGFPVKEVAAKLFITERTVQAHLSSVYAKFGAKNKTEALIIALKNGVILVDELLEGELPS, from the coding sequence ATGATTTCAATCGTTCTGGCCGATGACCATCCGCTCACCCGCGCCGGACTGGCCGCTCTCATCAACGAAGAAGAAGGACTTAACCTGCTCGGCGAAGCGTCCGACGGCAAACAGGCCTGGGAAATGATCGAAAAGCTCAGGCCCGACGTGGCCCTGCTCGACATCCGCATGCCGGAAATGGACGGCATCACCGTGGCCCGCAAAGTCAAGGACGCCAAGCTGCCGACGAAGGTCATCATGCTCACGGCCTACAACGCCCAGCCGTATATCGTGGCGGCGCTTTCGGCCGGCGCGCGCGGCTTCATCGTCAAGACGTCGGCGGTCATGGAGCTGACGCAGGCCCTGCAATCGGTGATCGGCGGCGGCATCTATCTCGATTCCGCCATCGCCAACTCCGTTGACTCTGCGTCGAACGAATTGGAACAGCTCTCGCCGCGCGAACGCGAAGTGCTGCTGCTTTCGTCCCAGGGTTTTCCCGTCAAAGAAGTGGCGGCGAAGCTGTTCATCACCGAACGCACTGTTCAGGCCCATCTCTCCTCCGTCTACGCCAAGTTCGGCGCCAAGAACAAGACCGAAGCCCTGATCATCGCCCTGAAAAACGGCGTGATCCTCGTCGACGAACTGCTCGAAGGGGAACTTCCCTCATGA
- a CDS encoding sensor histidine kinase — protein sequence MSRRRWLLPAILMMILVPTLSALIFSGFGLYQQQRAMAGMASRYAQSLARSIVREESGASNESPLQRHRRMGLFLKMLTLGPPVPGWIATVGPGGIKLQGSPGSKITPELGLAVNRAFASGEMQLLSVQIDPHPPSAAAVYPYPDGVRAVVVVISKFLVPGPMRDLVFLQQFMTIGVSAIALIGIWLLWRWCVTPLRRLAAQVETLHWGRDVLLAEAAPPLPELQNMQEALSELSVSAVDRETLKKNYVGDIVRTQEEERTRLAREIHDSPLQTVASLIQRIQLAQRGLGRPEIDRERVGGHLAAAQEAALTAVQEMRDVCDRLSPPWLSLGAVRALEEISNRLSRIHNVAVTAAVEGCADALSEKDVLALCRIVQEAVANSARHGHAAAVEVKLACGDGYRLTIADDGSGIDREFDPEVLRVQGHRGIASMTERATLIGASFSICRRPEGGTLIAVDIPAGR from the coding sequence ATGAGCAGACGCCGCTGGCTGCTCCCCGCCATTCTCATGATGATCCTCGTGCCGACGCTGTCCGCCCTGATTTTTTCGGGCTTTGGCCTCTACCAGCAGCAGCGGGCCATGGCCGGAATGGCGTCGCGCTACGCCCAAAGCCTGGCGCGCAGCATCGTCCGCGAGGAGAGCGGTGCGAGCAACGAATCGCCGCTGCAGCGCCACCGGCGCATGGGGCTGTTCCTGAAAATGCTCACGCTCGGACCGCCCGTGCCCGGCTGGATCGCCACGGTCGGACCGGGCGGCATCAAGCTGCAGGGATCGCCCGGCAGCAAGATCACGCCCGAACTGGGGCTCGCCGTCAACCGCGCCTTCGCCAGCGGCGAGATGCAGCTTCTCTCAGTGCAGATCGATCCGCATCCGCCCTCGGCCGCGGCCGTCTATCCTTATCCCGATGGCGTCCGCGCCGTCGTCGTCGTCATCTCCAAGTTTCTCGTGCCCGGGCCGATGCGCGATCTCGTTTTCCTGCAGCAGTTCATGACTATCGGCGTCAGCGCCATCGCCCTGATCGGCATCTGGCTTTTATGGCGCTGGTGCGTGACGCCGCTGCGCCGTCTCGCCGCGCAGGTGGAGACGCTGCACTGGGGCCGGGACGTGCTGCTCGCCGAAGCCGCGCCGCCGCTGCCCGAGCTGCAGAACATGCAGGAGGCGCTGTCGGAACTCTCGGTCAGCGCCGTCGACCGCGAGACTTTAAAGAAGAACTACGTCGGCGACATCGTGCGCACCCAGGAAGAAGAGCGCACCCGCCTCGCCCGCGAGATCCACGACAGCCCGCTGCAGACTGTGGCGTCCCTGATCCAACGCATTCAGCTGGCACAGCGCGGCCTGGGCAGGCCCGAGATCGACCGCGAACGCGTCGGCGGACACCTTGCCGCCGCGCAGGAAGCCGCCCTCACCGCCGTGCAGGAAATGCGCGACGTCTGCGACCGGCTCTCGCCGCCGTGGCTCAGTCTCGGCGCCGTGCGCGCCCTGGAGGAGATCTCCAACCGTCTCAGCCGCATCCACAACGTCGCCGTCACGGCTGCCGTCGAAGGCTGCGCCGATGCGCTCAGCGAAAAGGATGTGCTGGCGCTGTGCCGCATCGTCCAGGAAGCGGTCGCCAATTCCGCCCGGCACGGCCACGCCGCGGCCGTCGAAGTCAAGCTGGCCTGCGGCGACGGCTACCGCCTTACGATCGCCGACGACGGCTCCGGCATCGACCGCGAATTCGATCCCGAGGTCCTGCGCGTGCAGGGGCACCGCGGCATCGCCAGCATGACCGAACGCGCTACGCTGATCGGCGCATCGTTCTCCATCTGTCGCCGCCCCGAGGGCGGCACGCTGATCGCCGTCGACATCCCCGCCGGGCGATGA
- a CDS encoding SpoIVB peptidase S55 domain-containing protein, whose protein sequence is MKRFLAAACAALALCVPAAGQPFVPTEPIMPLAQVRAGMKGYAKTVFSGSKVKSFPVEVLGVVSKKDRPSKLILIRASGPDIDRAGGMASGMSGSPVYVNGRLIGAFSFGWDFGDPKMGLVTPIEQMMELFDYPGRAQKLASVRPLLSKKRDTELERRFSELYDQYAQNAAKKADGVLAPTPERRAAKGKSIPDFEFSLPQDIAAAEAEELTHKEPAVADTAAKMYVTADGLSRRALKKLGDRLGMRVVEGGSGDNTAASEKAKPLKPGDAVSAMLAWGDVALDVSGTLTAVDRDGRFIAFGHSFKNWGAVAYPLAKSEVYGVIGSYESPFKLTASQRLVGTVTQDRPEGIAGWLGRFPPAVSVRVEIEDLDSRRTVVRRFQMINDEHAVVSLLPELLAGLADRELARESGGTVRYDVTVTGDGMPDDWSVNDVVVADEDVMSDAVSPIAALVSNVVGNPYRSVSPVGLKIKLSASSQIRKLIVEGISVDRSEVAPGDTVTVTATLRPWRRQPVIRSFTLKVPEDAAGGYTVALRQGNPAPTDDADNEPAVTDRRLSSFEQLLYELQTRERSCEVIVELVSQDDSGTRSEFPGEVRRRKMREGSMRIFRSDYVVEGNLQVPLNVLEPKKKRS, encoded by the coding sequence ATGAAACGTTTTTTGGCGGCTGCGTGCGCGGCGCTGGCGCTGTGCGTTCCGGCTGCGGGGCAGCCTTTTGTGCCGACGGAGCCGATCATGCCGCTGGCGCAGGTGCGGGCCGGCATGAAGGGGTACGCGAAAACGGTTTTTTCCGGCAGCAAGGTCAAATCGTTCCCGGTCGAAGTGCTGGGCGTCGTCAGCAAGAAAGACCGTCCCTCGAAGCTGATCCTGATCCGCGCCTCCGGTCCGGACATCGACAGGGCGGGCGGCATGGCCTCGGGCATGAGCGGTTCGCCGGTGTACGTGAACGGGCGGCTGATCGGCGCCTTTTCCTTCGGCTGGGATTTCGGCGATCCGAAAATGGGGCTGGTGACGCCGATCGAGCAGATGATGGAGCTTTTCGATTATCCGGGCCGCGCTCAAAAGCTTGCGAGCGTGAGGCCGCTGCTCTCGAAAAAGAGAGATACCGAGCTGGAACGGCGGTTCAGCGAGCTGTACGACCAGTACGCGCAAAACGCCGCGAAGAAAGCGGACGGCGTTTTGGCGCCGACGCCGGAGCGTCGGGCGGCGAAGGGAAAGTCGATCCCCGATTTCGAGTTCTCGCTGCCGCAGGATATCGCCGCCGCGGAAGCCGAAGAACTGACCCATAAGGAGCCGGCGGTCGCCGACACCGCGGCGAAAATGTACGTGACGGCGGATGGGCTCAGCCGCCGCGCGCTGAAGAAGCTCGGCGATCGGCTCGGCATGCGCGTGGTCGAGGGTGGCTCGGGCGACAATACGGCGGCGTCGGAAAAGGCCAAGCCGCTCAAGCCGGGCGACGCCGTTTCGGCGATGCTGGCCTGGGGCGACGTGGCGCTCGACGTCAGCGGCACGCTGACGGCCGTGGATCGCGACGGGCGTTTTATCGCCTTCGGCCACAGCTTCAAGAACTGGGGCGCCGTAGCCTACCCGTTGGCGAAAAGCGAAGTCTACGGCGTCATCGGCAGCTACGAATCGCCGTTCAAGCTGACCGCGTCGCAGCGCCTCGTCGGCACGGTGACGCAGGATCGGCCGGAGGGCATCGCCGGCTGGCTGGGACGCTTCCCGCCGGCGGTCTCGGTGCGGGTGGAGATCGAGGATCTCGACAGCCGCCGTACGGTGGTGCGCCGTTTTCAGATGATCAACGACGAGCATGCCGTGGTTTCGCTCTTGCCGGAGCTGCTTGCGGGACTGGCGGACCGCGAGCTGGCGCGCGAGTCGGGGGGCACGGTGCGTTATGACGTCACCGTCACGGGCGACGGCATGCCCGACGACTGGAGCGTGAACGACGTGGTGGTTGCCGACGAGGACGTGATGAGCGACGCCGTATCGCCGATCGCGGCGCTGGTGTCGAACGTGGTCGGCAATCCTTATCGGAGTGTCAGTCCCGTGGGACTGAAGATCAAGCTGTCGGCGTCGTCGCAGATTCGCAAGCTGATTGTCGAAGGCATCAGCGTCGATCGCAGCGAGGTAGCTCCGGGCGACACGGTGACGGTGACGGCGACGCTGCGTCCGTGGCGCCGTCAGCCGGTGATCCGCAGCTTCACGCTGAAGGTCCCCGAGGATGCGGCGGGCGGCTACACGGTTGCGCTGCGGCAAGGGAATCCCGCACCGACGGACGATGCGGATAACGAGCCGGCGGTGACCGATCGCCGTTTGTCGTCGTTCGAGCAGCTACTGTACGAGCTGCAAACACGCGAACGCAGTTGCGAGGTGATCGTGGAACTGGTCAGCCAGGACGATTCGGGGACGCGCAGCGAATTTCCCGGCGAAGTCCGTCGCCGCAAGATGCGCGAAGGCTCGATGCGGATCTTCCGCTCCGACTACGTGGTCGAAGGCAACTTGCAGGTGCCGCTGAACGTGCTCGAACCGAAAAAGAAACGCTCGTGA
- the prfB gene encoding peptide chain release factor 2 (programmed frameshift): MALMPITTVMEELQALKAELQESLDLPSIRKDCEELRAKTAAPGFWSGADAQKISAQLSRHEADLARWEKIEREFADLQTMAELLGDGEDAELLQEFGERSAAFRRQIEDEQMALLLSGPYDHCSAILSVHAGSGGLDSQDWAEMLYRMYLRWCEERRFKTKLLDYQHDEEAGIKSATLLIQGETAYGYLRSEIGVHRLVRISPFDTNKRRHTSFASVDVSPQLPDDVDVAIAPEDLRIDTYRSSGAGGQHVNMTDSAVRVTHLPTGIVVSCQNERSQHMNKATAMSVLKSKLYQRELEQRQAEMNALAGEKKESTWGSQIRSYVLQPYTLVKDHRTGEETGNVGGVLDGGLDPFILAYLRWAR; the protein is encoded by the exons ATGGCATTGATGCCGATCACCACGGTTATGGAGGAACTGCAGGCGCTGAAGGCCGAGCTGCAGGAAAGCCTT GACCTGCCTTCGATAAGGAAGGACTGTGAAGAACTGCGCGCCAAAACGGCCGCGCCCGGCTTCTGGTCGGGGGCCGACGCGCAGAAAATTTCGGCCCAGCTGTCGCGGCACGAGGCCGATCTGGCCCGCTGGGAAAAAATCGAACGGGAATTCGCCGATCTGCAGACGATGGCCGAGCTGCTGGGCGACGGCGAAGACGCCGAACTGCTCCAGGAGTTCGGCGAGCGCAGCGCGGCGTTCCGCCGCCAGATCGAGGACGAGCAGATGGCGCTGCTGCTGTCGGGGCCGTACGACCATTGCAGCGCCATTTTGAGCGTGCACGCCGGTTCGGGCGGGCTGGACTCGCAGGACTGGGCGGAGATGCTGTACCGCATGTACCTGCGCTGGTGCGAAGAACGACGTTTCAAGACGAAGCTGCTCGATTACCAGCACGACGAAGAAGCCGGCATCAAGAGCGCGACGCTGCTGATCCAGGGCGAGACGGCCTACGGTTATCTGCGCTCCGAGATCGGCGTGCACCGCCTCGTGCGCATCTCGCCGTTCGATACCAACAAGCGGCGGCACACGAGCTTTGCGTCGGTGGACGTGTCGCCGCAGCTGCCCGACGACGTGGACGTGGCGATCGCGCCGGAGGATCTGCGCATCGACACCTATCGTTCCAGCGGCGCAGGCGGCCAGCACGTCAACATGACGGACTCGGCGGTGCGCGTCACGCATTTGCCCACGGGCATCGTCGTCAGCTGCCAGAACGAGCGCAGCCAGCACATGAACAAAGCCACGGCCATGTCGGTGCTGAAGTCGAAACTTTATCAGCGGGAGCTTGAACAGCGGCAGGCGGAGATGAACGCGCTTGCCGGCGAAAAGAAGGAAAGCACCTGGGGCAGCCAGATCCGATCGTATGTACTTCAGCCCTACACGCTGGTCAAAGATCACCGCACCGGCGAGGAGACGGGCAACGTCGGCGGCGTGCTTGACGGCGGGCTGGATCCGTTTATCTTAGCGTATTTGAGGTGGGCACGATGA
- a CDS encoding DUF2905 domain-containing protein produces the protein MVHDIGKTIMIIALVLFAVGAVVHFGGRFLPFGRLPGDFVWQGKNWSIHFPLASSIVVSVVLTVLVNIFFRR, from the coding sequence ATGGTTCACGACATCGGCAAAACCATCATGATCATCGCTCTCGTGCTGTTCGCCGTCGGCGCCGTCGTCCACTTCGGCGGGCGCTTTCTGCCCTTCGGCCGCCTGCCCGGAGACTTTGTCTGGCAGGGCAAGAACTGGTCGATTCATTTTCCGCTCGCCAGCTCGATCGTCGTCAGCGTCGTCCTCACCGTCCTCGTCAACATCTTCTTTCGCCGCTGA
- the selD gene encoding selenide, water dikinase SelD translates to MSLDQRLTQLSHSSGUAAKIGPEDLAKVLADLPRPRDGRIITDWEGGEDAALWKITEERVGILTLDFITPVVDDPYVWGQIAAANSISDVFAMGGSPLVALNIVAFPLNCLPLDMLKRLMEGGASKVSESGAFLMGGHSVEDQEPKYGLCVFGEVERDAMWRTTGAHPGDALVLTKPLGTGIMATAIKAEMADPAQAAEAVRWMTALNDLPRRMTPEQRRRVHAATDVTGFGLAGHALDMLSDHRVDLELSVEALPLLDGAADLAQMGLFPAGGYRNEKLYAPQIDHLEKVSRTCRDFLFDTQTSGGLMMACPPEDAEEIVALAKSRGFDRAGVIGRFKPGTGRIVCV, encoded by the coding sequence ATGAGCCTTGACCAACGACTGACCCAACTTTCCCACAGCAGCGGCTGAGCCGCCAAAATAGGTCCGGAGGACCTGGCAAAAGTTTTGGCGGATCTCCCCCGGCCCCGCGACGGGCGCATCATCACCGACTGGGAAGGCGGCGAGGACGCCGCGCTGTGGAAGATCACCGAAGAGCGCGTCGGCATCCTCACGCTCGATTTCATCACGCCGGTCGTCGACGATCCTTACGTGTGGGGACAGATCGCCGCGGCCAACTCGATCAGCGACGTCTTCGCCATGGGCGGCTCGCCGCTCGTGGCCCTCAACATCGTCGCCTTCCCGCTCAACTGCCTGCCGCTGGACATGCTCAAGCGCCTCATGGAAGGCGGCGCTTCGAAAGTGTCCGAGAGCGGTGCGTTCCTGATGGGCGGACACAGCGTCGAAGACCAGGAGCCCAAGTACGGGCTCTGCGTCTTCGGCGAGGTGGAGCGCGACGCCATGTGGCGCACCACCGGCGCGCACCCCGGAGATGCGCTCGTCCTCACCAAACCGCTCGGCACGGGCATCATGGCCACCGCCATCAAGGCGGAAATGGCCGACCCCGCTCAGGCGGCGGAAGCCGTGCGCTGGATGACAGCGCTCAACGACCTGCCCCGCCGCATGACGCCGGAGCAGCGCCGCCGCGTCCACGCCGCCACCGACGTCACCGGTTTCGGCCTGGCCGGACACGCGCTCGACATGCTCTCGGACCATCGCGTCGACCTCGAACTGAGCGTCGAGGCTCTGCCGCTGCTCGACGGCGCGGCCGACCTCGCCCAGATGGGACTGTTCCCCGCCGGCGGCTACCGCAACGAAAAGCTCTACGCGCCGCAGATCGACCATCTCGAAAAAGTATCGCGCACGTGCCGCGACTTCCTCTTCGACACGCAAACTTCCGGCGGCCTGATGATGGCCTGCCCGCCGGAAGACGCCGAAGAAATCGTGGCGCTGGCGAAAAGCCGAGGTTTCGACCGCGCCGGCGTGATCGGCCGCTTCAAACCCGGCACGGGGCGCATCGTCTGCGTCTGA
- a CDS encoding metal ABC transporter substrate-binding protein — MRCRIVLCAAALLLGALSAAAAEKTRVLALDPMTELLFQFIGGPYVSTASGASWDDNGRLRISRAAVMGGANASLPLYALDPAQYREFMAAGRRGKNLTAAEQNRANLHYLYPDGVKRGDVDAFYGDPANMPFTAQQVANALSELVPERYAYFQRRLGEFNARLRSVLITGRRLMTGTKVLCLSERYRPFFAAFGSIVSVPTEEEMRRIRQISQASSPKYIGNLAAGLAEGRLVVVAHDTDPQLRRALIAHLGAVYIAPPKNEDILFFMHRVLLDVGSRLSRR; from the coding sequence ATGCGCTGCCGAATCGTCCTCTGCGCCGCGGCGCTGCTGCTGGGCGCGCTGTCAGCCGCCGCCGCGGAAAAAACGCGCGTGCTCGCGCTTGATCCGATGACCGAACTGCTGTTTCAGTTTATCGGCGGCCCTTATGTGAGCACCGCATCCGGCGCGAGCTGGGACGACAACGGCCGCCTGCGCATCAGCCGTGCCGCCGTCATGGGGGGCGCGAACGCTTCGCTGCCGCTTTACGCGCTCGACCCGGCGCAGTATCGCGAGTTCATGGCGGCCGGCCGCCGCGGCAAGAATCTGACCGCTGCCGAACAAAACCGTGCCAACCTGCACTATCTTTACCCCGACGGCGTGAAACGCGGCGACGTCGACGCCTTTTACGGCGACCCCGCCAACATGCCGTTCACCGCGCAGCAGGTTGCGAACGCCCTCAGCGAACTTGTCCCCGAGCGCTACGCCTACTTCCAGCGCCGCCTCGGCGAGTTCAACGCGCGCCTCCGTTCTGTGCTGATCACCGGGCGCCGCCTCATGACGGGCACGAAGGTGCTCTGTCTGAGCGAGCGGTACCGCCCCTTCTTCGCCGCTTTCGGCAGCATCGTCAGCGTTCCGACCGAAGAGGAAATGCGGCGTATCCGCCAGATCAGCCAGGCCTCCAGTCCGAAATACATCGGAAACCTGGCCGCCGGGTTGGCGGAGGGGCGCCTCGTCGTCGTCGCTCATGATACCGATCCCCAGCTTCGCCGTGCTTTAATCGCTCACCTCGGGGCCGTTTACATCGCGCCGCCGAAGAACGAGGACATCCTGTTTTTCATGCACCGCGTCCTCCTCGACGTCGGTTCCCGCCTCAGCCGCCGCTGA
- the pyrR gene encoding bifunctional pyr operon transcriptional regulator/uracil phosphoribosyltransferase PyrR: protein MKLKEKAVVMTAEDMERALRRMGNEIVERNRGAGDLVVIGIQRRGVYLAGRLREFLRASEGVKLPLGELDITLYRDDITLLSDQPVVHSTSIPVDVNGRRIVLVDDVLYTGRTIRAALEAIGDIGRPACVQLLVLIDRGHRELPIQPDYLGRAVPTSSQEIVDVRVKELDGEDIAVICAKA from the coding sequence TTGAAACTGAAAGAAAAAGCCGTCGTGATGACGGCCGAAGACATGGAGCGCGCCCTGCGCCGCATGGGCAACGAGATCGTCGAACGCAACCGCGGCGCCGGCGACCTTGTCGTCATCGGCATCCAGCGCCGCGGCGTCTATCTGGCCGGACGGCTGCGCGAATTTCTGCGCGCCTCCGAAGGCGTCAAGCTGCCGCTGGGCGAGCTGGACATCACGCTGTACCGTGACGACATCACGCTGCTCAGCGACCAGCCCGTTGTTCACAGCACGTCCATTCCCGTCGACGTCAACGGCCGCCGCATCGTTCTCGTCGACGACGTGCTTTATACGGGGCGCACGATCCGTGCCGCGCTGGAAGCCATCGGCGACATCGGCCGTCCCGCCTGCGTGCAGCTGCTGGTCCTCATCGACCGCGGCCACCGCGAGCTGCCGATCCAGCCCGATTATCTCGGCCGAGCTGTCCCCACTTCGTCGCAGGAGATCGTGGACGTGCGCGTGAAAGAGCTGGACGGCGAGGATATCGCCGTGATCTGCGCCAAAGCGTAG